In Hydrogenovibrio thermophilus, the following are encoded in one genomic region:
- a CDS encoding outer membrane protein assembly factor BamD has product MKHSLLSLIVLLTLALQACSLVEKDESEWTVKDFYEHAKDAYNSEQWESAIEYYEKLKAYYPYGKYAEQSYLELAYSYYRYDEPESAQRELEEFIRLYPKHSALPYAYYLRALSADSINKSWFDSWLTDPASRDMDSTQEAYNAYLELLSRFPTSKYSAKARERLIVLRNRMARHEYQVAEYYFKRKAYLASANRAKFIVETYPRSMVNIYALQLMRDAYQKLGMTQNAEDAQAVIDLNLARIEAQEKEDEN; this is encoded by the coding sequence ATGAAGCACTCGCTGTTATCCCTGATTGTTTTATTGACCCTCGCGCTCCAAGCCTGCTCACTGGTCGAAAAAGACGAGTCCGAGTGGACGGTCAAAGATTTTTACGAACACGCAAAAGACGCCTACAACAGCGAACAATGGGAATCCGCCATCGAGTATTACGAAAAACTCAAGGCCTATTACCCTTACGGCAAATACGCTGAACAATCCTACCTGGAGCTGGCTTACTCTTATTATCGCTATGACGAGCCCGAATCGGCCCAGCGTGAACTGGAAGAGTTCATCCGCCTTTACCCGAAACACAGCGCTTTGCCTTATGCCTATTACCTGCGGGCCTTATCGGCGGATTCCATCAACAAAAGCTGGTTCGACAGCTGGTTGACCGACCCGGCCTCGCGGGACATGGACTCCACCCAGGAAGCTTACAACGCCTATTTAGAGCTCTTGAGCCGCTTTCCGACTTCAAAATATTCGGCCAAAGCGCGTGAACGCTTGATTGTATTGCGCAACCGTATGGCGCGTCACGAATACCAGGTGGCCGAATACTATTTCAAACGTAAAGCCTACCTGGCGTCGGCCAACCGCGCCAAGTTCATTGTCGAAACTTACCCGCGTTCCATGGTCAATATTTACGCATTGCAGTTAATGCGCGATGCCTATCAAAAACTGGGCATGACACAAAATGCCGAAGATGCACAAGCGGTCATCGACCTCAACCTGGCGCGTATTGAGGCGCAAGAAAAAGAAGACGAAAACTGA